The Daucus carota subsp. sativus chromosome 2, DH1 v3.0, whole genome shotgun sequence genome includes a window with the following:
- the LOC108210031 gene encoding potassium transporter 10 isoform X1, which produces MASVSERDGDGDTMGSMWDLGQKLDQPMDEEAGRLKNMYREKKFSALLLLRLAFQSLGVVYGDLGTSPLYVFYNTFPHGIGDTEDVIGALSLIIYSLTLIPLLKYVFLVCRANDNGQGGTFALYSLLCRHAKVNTIPNQHRTDEELTTYSRSIFPENSFAAKTKRWLEAHAFRKNMLLLLVLVGTCMVIGDGILTPAISVLSASGGIKVDHPKMSNDVVVIVAVVILVGLFSMQHYGTDKVGWLFAPIVLLWFLLIGGIGVFNIFKYDRNVLRAFSPIHIFRYFKRGGRSSWNSLGGIMLSITGTEALFADLAHFPVSAIQLAFTTVVFPCLLLAYSGQAAYLMENKEHVSDAFYRSIPDSMYWPMFIVATLAAIVASQATISATFSIIKQALALGCFPRVKVVHTSKKFLGQIYIPDINWILMILCIAVTAGFQNQSQIGNAYGTAVVIVMLATTFLMTLIMLLVWRCHWILVLIFTVSSLLVELTYFSAVLLKVDQGGWVPLVIAAAFLLVMHVWHYGTVKRYEFEMHSKVSMAWILGLGPSLGLVRVPGIGLVYTELASGVPHIFSHLITNLPAIHSVVIFVCVKYLPVYTVPEDERYLIKRIGPKSFHMFRCVARYGYKDLHKKDDEFEKKLFDNLFLFVRLESMMEGSSDSDEYSLYGQQTHQSRSFLVADNAKSSPSNVDLTISSVDSIVPVTSMSSGHASSQAEVDETLFLISCRDAGVVHILGNTVVRARRNSGIPKNIAIDYIYAFLRKICRENSAIFNVPHESLLNVGQIFYV; this is translated from the exons ATGGCAAGTGTGTCGGAAAGGGATGGAGATGGCGATACTATGGGCAGTATGTGGGATCTTGGACAGAAGCTTGATCAGCCCATGGATGAGGAGGCTGGAAGGCTTAAGAATATGTACCGAGAAAAA AAATTTTCAGCACTACTGCTTCTGCGACTGGCGTTTCAGAGTCTTGGAGTAGTCTATGGTGATTTGGGAACTTCTCCACTATATGTGTTCTACAATACTTTTCCACACGGAATCGGTGATACAGAGGATGTCATTGGAGCCTTGTCtttaattatatactccctcacGCTTATCCCGCTTTTGAAGTATGTTTTCTTAGTGTGCAGGGCTAATGACAATGGTCAAG GAGGAACCTTTGCACTTTACTCCCTACTATGTCGACATGCCAAAGTAAACACAATACCGAATCAACACCGGACAGACGAGGAGCTGACAACTTATAGTCGTAGCATTTTCCCTGAAAATTCATTTGCTGCAAAAACCAAAAGATGGTTGGAGGCTCATGCATTTAGGAAGAATATGCTTCTTCTACTTGTCCTTGTTGGCACTTGCATGGTAATAGGCGATGGAATTCTCACTCCTGCTATATCTG TTCTCTCGGCTTCTGGAGGGATCAAGGTGGACCACCCGAAGATGAGTAACG ATGTAGTTGTAATAGTGGCTGTTGTCATACTAGTTGGCCTTTTTAGCATGCAACACTATGGGACAGATAAAGTTGGGTGGCTGTTTGCTCCAATTGTGCTGCTTTGGTTTCTTTTAATTGGAGGCATCGGCGTATTCAACATTTTCAAATACGACAGGAATGTTCTGAGAGCTTTCTCACCTATTCACATATTTCGGTACTTTAAAAGAGGAGGAAGATCGAGCTGGAACTCTCTTGGTGGGATAATGCTGAGCATTACAG GCACCGAAGCGCTGTTTGCTGACCTTGCTCACTTTCCAGTTTCAGCAATACAACTGGCTTTTACAACAGTCGTGTTTCCTTGCCTTCTGTTAGCCTACTCTGGACAAGCGGCTTATCTAATGGAAAACAAAGAACATGTCAGTGATGCCTTCTATCGTTCTATTCCAG ACAGTATGTACTGGCCTATGTTTATAGTTGCTACTTTAGCTGCTATTGTTGCAAGTCAGGCCACAATCTCCGCTACATTCTCAATTATTAAGCAGGCTCTTGCACTTGGCTGTTTCCCTAGAGTCAAGGTTGTGCATACATCAAAAAAGTTTCTTGGACAGATATACATTCCAGATATTAATTGGATCCTGATGATTCTTTGCATTGCTGTTACAGCTGGATTCCAAAATCAAAGTCAAATCGGGAATGCCTATG GAACGGCAGTTGTAATTGTCATGCTGGCCACTACATTTCTCATGACTTTAATTATGTTATTAGTATGGCGTTGCCACTGGATTCTTGTCCTTATATTCACAGTGTCTTCTCTGCTGGTGGAGTTGACCTACTTCTCAGCTGTACTTTTAAAAGTTGATCAGGGGGGTTGGGTTCCGCTCGTGATTGCAGCAGCCTTCCTTTTGGTGATGCATGTCTGGCATTATGGTACAGTAAAACGTTATGAGTTTGAGATGCACAGTAAAGTTTCGATGGCATGGATTCTTGGTCTTGGTCCCAGTTTAGGATTGGTTCGTGTCCCTGGAATTGGACTTGTATACACAGAGTTAGCGAGTGGGGTGCCTCACATTTTTTCACATTTGATCACAAACTTGCCAGCAATCCATTCTGTCGTCATTTTTGTATGTGTGAAATATCTTCCTGTCTACACAGTCCCTGAAGATGAGAGATATCTTATAAAACGGATTGGACCCAAGAGTTTTCACATGTTCCGCTGTGTTGCAAGATATGGATACAAGGACCTACACAAGAAGGATGATGAATTCGAGAAAAAACTCTTCGATAACCTTTTTTTGTTTGTTCGGCTAGAGTCTATGATGGAAGGGAGCTCAGACTCTGATGAGTATAGCTTATATGGCCAGCAAACACACCAGTCTAGAAGCTTCCTCGTAGCTGATAATGCAAAGTCCAGTCCCTCCAACGTCGACCTCACAATTTCTTCAGTAGACTCGATTGTTCCCGTCACAAGCATGTCATCCGGACATGCAAGCAGTCAGGCGGAGGTTGATGAAACGTTGTTCCTTATTAGCTGTAGAGATGCAGGGGTGGTGCACATACTCGGGAACACAGTGGTGAGAGCACGGAGAAATTCTGGGATCCCGAAAAATATAgctattgattatatatatgcatttCTTAGAAAAATATGTAGAGAGAACAGTGCGATCTTCAATGTTCCCCATGAAAGTCTACTGAATGTTGGACAAATTTTCTATGTATAA
- the LOC108210031 gene encoding potassium transporter 11 isoform X2, with protein sequence MLLLLVLVGTCMVIGDGILTPAISVLSASGGIKVDHPKMSNDVVVIVAVVILVGLFSMQHYGTDKVGWLFAPIVLLWFLLIGGIGVFNIFKYDRNVLRAFSPIHIFRYFKRGGRSSWNSLGGIMLSITGTEALFADLAHFPVSAIQLAFTTVVFPCLLLAYSGQAAYLMENKEHVSDAFYRSIPDSMYWPMFIVATLAAIVASQATISATFSIIKQALALGCFPRVKVVHTSKKFLGQIYIPDINWILMILCIAVTAGFQNQSQIGNAYGTAVVIVMLATTFLMTLIMLLVWRCHWILVLIFTVSSLLVELTYFSAVLLKVDQGGWVPLVIAAAFLLVMHVWHYGTVKRYEFEMHSKVSMAWILGLGPSLGLVRVPGIGLVYTELASGVPHIFSHLITNLPAIHSVVIFVCVKYLPVYTVPEDERYLIKRIGPKSFHMFRCVARYGYKDLHKKDDEFEKKLFDNLFLFVRLESMMEGSSDSDEYSLYGQQTHQSRSFLVADNAKSSPSNVDLTISSVDSIVPVTSMSSGHASSQAEVDETLFLISCRDAGVVHILGNTVVRARRNSGIPKNIAIDYIYAFLRKICRENSAIFNVPHESLLNVGQIFYV encoded by the exons ATGCTTCTTCTACTTGTCCTTGTTGGCACTTGCATGGTAATAGGCGATGGAATTCTCACTCCTGCTATATCTG TTCTCTCGGCTTCTGGAGGGATCAAGGTGGACCACCCGAAGATGAGTAACG ATGTAGTTGTAATAGTGGCTGTTGTCATACTAGTTGGCCTTTTTAGCATGCAACACTATGGGACAGATAAAGTTGGGTGGCTGTTTGCTCCAATTGTGCTGCTTTGGTTTCTTTTAATTGGAGGCATCGGCGTATTCAACATTTTCAAATACGACAGGAATGTTCTGAGAGCTTTCTCACCTATTCACATATTTCGGTACTTTAAAAGAGGAGGAAGATCGAGCTGGAACTCTCTTGGTGGGATAATGCTGAGCATTACAG GCACCGAAGCGCTGTTTGCTGACCTTGCTCACTTTCCAGTTTCAGCAATACAACTGGCTTTTACAACAGTCGTGTTTCCTTGCCTTCTGTTAGCCTACTCTGGACAAGCGGCTTATCTAATGGAAAACAAAGAACATGTCAGTGATGCCTTCTATCGTTCTATTCCAG ACAGTATGTACTGGCCTATGTTTATAGTTGCTACTTTAGCTGCTATTGTTGCAAGTCAGGCCACAATCTCCGCTACATTCTCAATTATTAAGCAGGCTCTTGCACTTGGCTGTTTCCCTAGAGTCAAGGTTGTGCATACATCAAAAAAGTTTCTTGGACAGATATACATTCCAGATATTAATTGGATCCTGATGATTCTTTGCATTGCTGTTACAGCTGGATTCCAAAATCAAAGTCAAATCGGGAATGCCTATG GAACGGCAGTTGTAATTGTCATGCTGGCCACTACATTTCTCATGACTTTAATTATGTTATTAGTATGGCGTTGCCACTGGATTCTTGTCCTTATATTCACAGTGTCTTCTCTGCTGGTGGAGTTGACCTACTTCTCAGCTGTACTTTTAAAAGTTGATCAGGGGGGTTGGGTTCCGCTCGTGATTGCAGCAGCCTTCCTTTTGGTGATGCATGTCTGGCATTATGGTACAGTAAAACGTTATGAGTTTGAGATGCACAGTAAAGTTTCGATGGCATGGATTCTTGGTCTTGGTCCCAGTTTAGGATTGGTTCGTGTCCCTGGAATTGGACTTGTATACACAGAGTTAGCGAGTGGGGTGCCTCACATTTTTTCACATTTGATCACAAACTTGCCAGCAATCCATTCTGTCGTCATTTTTGTATGTGTGAAATATCTTCCTGTCTACACAGTCCCTGAAGATGAGAGATATCTTATAAAACGGATTGGACCCAAGAGTTTTCACATGTTCCGCTGTGTTGCAAGATATGGATACAAGGACCTACACAAGAAGGATGATGAATTCGAGAAAAAACTCTTCGATAACCTTTTTTTGTTTGTTCGGCTAGAGTCTATGATGGAAGGGAGCTCAGACTCTGATGAGTATAGCTTATATGGCCAGCAAACACACCAGTCTAGAAGCTTCCTCGTAGCTGATAATGCAAAGTCCAGTCCCTCCAACGTCGACCTCACAATTTCTTCAGTAGACTCGATTGTTCCCGTCACAAGCATGTCATCCGGACATGCAAGCAGTCAGGCGGAGGTTGATGAAACGTTGTTCCTTATTAGCTGTAGAGATGCAGGGGTGGTGCACATACTCGGGAACACAGTGGTGAGAGCACGGAGAAATTCTGGGATCCCGAAAAATATAgctattgattatatatatgcatttCTTAGAAAAATATGTAGAGAGAACAGTGCGATCTTCAATGTTCCCCATGAAAGTCTACTGAATGTTGGACAAATTTTCTATGTATAA
- the LOC108210031 gene encoding probable potassium transporter 11 isoform X3, whose translation MASVSERDGDGDTMGSMWDLGQKLDQPMDEEAGRLKNMYREKKFSALLLLRLAFQSLGVVYGDLGTSPLYVFYNTFPHGIGDTEDVIGALSLIIYSLTLIPLLKYVFLVCRANDNGQGGTFALYSLLCRHAKVNTIPNQHRTDEELTTYSRSIFPENSFAAKTKRWLEAHAFRKNMLLLLVLVGTCMVIGDGILTPAISVLSASGGIKVDHPKMSNDVVVIVAVVILVGLFSMQHYGTDKVGWLFAPIVLLWFLLIGGIGVFNIFKYDRNVLRAFSPIHIFRYFKRGGRSSWNSLGGIMLSITGTEALFADLAHFPVSAIQLAFTTVVFPCLLLAYSGQAAYLMENKEHVSDAFYRSIPDSMYWPMFIVATLAAIVASQATISATFSIIKQALALGCFPRVKLDSKIKVKSGMPMERQL comes from the exons ATGGCAAGTGTGTCGGAAAGGGATGGAGATGGCGATACTATGGGCAGTATGTGGGATCTTGGACAGAAGCTTGATCAGCCCATGGATGAGGAGGCTGGAAGGCTTAAGAATATGTACCGAGAAAAA AAATTTTCAGCACTACTGCTTCTGCGACTGGCGTTTCAGAGTCTTGGAGTAGTCTATGGTGATTTGGGAACTTCTCCACTATATGTGTTCTACAATACTTTTCCACACGGAATCGGTGATACAGAGGATGTCATTGGAGCCTTGTCtttaattatatactccctcacGCTTATCCCGCTTTTGAAGTATGTTTTCTTAGTGTGCAGGGCTAATGACAATGGTCAAG GAGGAACCTTTGCACTTTACTCCCTACTATGTCGACATGCCAAAGTAAACACAATACCGAATCAACACCGGACAGACGAGGAGCTGACAACTTATAGTCGTAGCATTTTCCCTGAAAATTCATTTGCTGCAAAAACCAAAAGATGGTTGGAGGCTCATGCATTTAGGAAGAATATGCTTCTTCTACTTGTCCTTGTTGGCACTTGCATGGTAATAGGCGATGGAATTCTCACTCCTGCTATATCTG TTCTCTCGGCTTCTGGAGGGATCAAGGTGGACCACCCGAAGATGAGTAACG ATGTAGTTGTAATAGTGGCTGTTGTCATACTAGTTGGCCTTTTTAGCATGCAACACTATGGGACAGATAAAGTTGGGTGGCTGTTTGCTCCAATTGTGCTGCTTTGGTTTCTTTTAATTGGAGGCATCGGCGTATTCAACATTTTCAAATACGACAGGAATGTTCTGAGAGCTTTCTCACCTATTCACATATTTCGGTACTTTAAAAGAGGAGGAAGATCGAGCTGGAACTCTCTTGGTGGGATAATGCTGAGCATTACAG GCACCGAAGCGCTGTTTGCTGACCTTGCTCACTTTCCAGTTTCAGCAATACAACTGGCTTTTACAACAGTCGTGTTTCCTTGCCTTCTGTTAGCCTACTCTGGACAAGCGGCTTATCTAATGGAAAACAAAGAACATGTCAGTGATGCCTTCTATCGTTCTATTCCAG ACAGTATGTACTGGCCTATGTTTATAGTTGCTACTTTAGCTGCTATTGTTGCAAGTCAGGCCACAATCTCCGCTACATTCTCAATTATTAAGCAGGCTCTTGCACTTGGCTGTTTCCCTAGAGTCAAG CTGGATTCCAAAATCAAAGTCAAATCGGGAATGCCTATG GAACGGCAGTTGTAA